Proteins encoded by one window of Leopardus geoffroyi isolate Oge1 chromosome X, O.geoffroyi_Oge1_pat1.0, whole genome shotgun sequence:
- the MAGEH1 gene encoding melanoma-associated antigen H1, protein MPRGRKSRRRRNARAAEENRNNRKIQASEASETPMASSLAPGTPEDDLSGPEEDPSTPEEASTTPEEASSTVQVQKPSVARSNFQGTKKSLLMSILALIFIMGNSAKEALVWKVLGKLGMQPGRQHSIFGDPKKVVTEEFVRRGYLIYKPVPRSSPVEYEFFWGPRAHVESSKLKVMHFVARVRNRCSKDWPCNYDWDSDDDAEVEAILNSGARGYTAP, encoded by the coding sequence ATGCCTCGGGGTCGGAAGAGTCGGCGCCGCCGTAACGCAAGAGCCGCGGAAGAGAACCGCAACAATCGTAAGATCCAGGCCTCAGAAGCTTCTGAGACCCCGATGGCCTCTTCTCTGGCCCCAGGCACCCCGGAGGACGACCTGAGTGGCCCTGAGGAAGACCCTAGCACTCCGGAGGAGGCCTCCACTACACCTGAGGAAGCCTCCAGCACTGTTCAAGTACAAAAGCCTTCCGTAGCCCGGAGCAATTTTCAAGGCACCAAGAAAAGTCTCCTGATGTCCATATTAGCCCTCATCTTCATCATGGGCAACAGCGCCAAGGAGGCCTTGGTCTGGAAAGTGCTTGGGAAGTTGGGAATGCAGCCTGGCCGGCAGCACAGCATCTTTGGAGATCCAAAGAAGGTCGTCACAGAGGAGTTTGTGCGCAGAGGGTACCTGATTTATAAGCCGGTGCCACGTAGCAGTCCCGTGGAGTATGAGTTCTTCTGGGGACCTAGAGCACATGTGGAATCGAGCAAGCTGAAAGTCATGCATTTTGTGGCAAGGGTGCGTAACCGATGCTCCAAGGACTGGCCATGTAATTATGATTGGGATTCCGATGATGATGCAGAAGTTGAGGCTATCCTTAATTCAGGTGCTAGGGGTTACACTGCACCTTAG